The genome window CGGTCAGCCCCGTGCCGCACCAGGCAGTCCACGGCCCCCGCCTCGAGGCGAGCGGTGAGGGCCTCGTTGAACCGGCTGACCACCAACGCGAACCGGAGATCCCCGGCTTCCAGCTTGCCTTCGATCACCCGCATGGTCGTCCTCCTAACCTGCCATTGTAGCCGCGTTTCGGGCATCTCGAGTGGGTCACGCTCTGACCCCGTTCCCGTTCCCCTTCCCGTGCCCGTCCCCGATCGTGGTCGATTCAAGGGCGGCACTCAGCCCAAGCCCCGTCTTCTCGGGCACGGGATCGGGAACGGGAACGTGTACGGGTGGATCGCCCGGATCGCCCCGCGCACGCCAGAAGGTGGGAGTCCCCAGGTCAGTCAAGCACCCGCCACCCAGAATCCGCCCCGCGAATGCTACGCTTTCCCCCACGATGACGGGTTGGACAAGCTCCTTGCTGCGGCAGGTCGGTGGCGTCACCCGGCTCGCCGGCCAGTCGCTCCTGCGCATGTTCACGCGCCCCCTCGACCTCGCAGAGACGATCCGCCAGCTCGATCGCATCGGCGTCGGCTCGCTCAACCTGACCAACGTCACCGCCCTGTTCACCGGCCTGGTGCTCGCCCTCCAGACCGCCTACGCGCTGGCCACGTTCGGCGCCCGCCTCTACATCGGCGAGGTGGTGGCGCTGTCGCTGGTGCGGGAGCTCGGGCCGGTGCTCACGGCGCTGATGGTGGGAGGCCGCGTCGGGTCCGGCATCGCTGCCGAGATCGGCTCGATGGCGGTCACCGAACAGGTCGACGCCATCCGCTCGATGGCCGCGGACCCGGTGCGCAAGCTGGTGGTGCCTCGGGTGTGGGCGACGGTCGCGATGCTGCCGTTGCTGACCGTGCTCGCCGACGGCATGGGGATCTTCGGCGGCCTGCTGATCGGGGTCTTCGAGGAGGGGCTGAGCCCGACCTTCTACCTGCGCCGCACCGCCCAGGTCCTGACCTTTGACGATCTCTGGCTGGGCGTCGCCAAGCCGGTCGTGTTCGCCTTCCTGATCGCCGTCATCGCCTGCTACAACGGGCTCAATGCCCGCGGCGGGGCGGACGGCGTCGGCAGGGCGACCACCCACACGGTGTACGTGATCGCGATCTCGGTGCTGATCACGGACTTCTTCATCACCAAGCTCTTCCTGGCGCTGTGAGATGAGCGAGCCGGTCATCCTGCTGCGCGACGTGACCAAGGCGTTCGGCGCCAAACAGGTGCTGCGCGGCGTGTCGCTCGAGGTCGAGCGCGGCGCCACGGTGGCGCTGCTCGGCGCCTCGGGCTCGGGCAAGTCGGTGACGCTCAAGACGGTGAACGGGCTGATCCCGCCGGACAGCGGCGAGGTGACGGTGCTCGGCCACCCGGTGGCGACCCTGACCGAGCAGGCACTCGCGCCGTTGCGGCGGCGCGTGTCCTACCTGTTCCAGGGCGGCGCGCTGTTCGACTCGATGTCGGTCTTCGACAACGTCGCCTACCCGCTGCGCGAGCACGGGCGGCTGGATCCGGGCGAGCTTCGAGAGCGGGTGGCCGCGCTGCTCGGCGTGGTCCGGCTCGACGATGTCGGCTCGCTGCAGCCGTCCGAGCTGTCGGGCGGCATGCGCAAGCGGGTCGCGATGGCCCGCGCGCTCGCGCTGGAGCCCGAGATCATGCTCTACGACGAGCCCACCACCGGGCTCGATCCGGTGACCGGGGGGGCGATCGCCGACCTGATCGTCGATCTCGACCGCCGGTTCGGCGTGACCTCGCTGGTCGTCACCCACGACATCCCGCTGGTCCAGCGGGTGGCCGAGCGGGTGGTCTTCCTCCACGACGGCGCCTTCATCTTCTCCGGATCGGTGGAGGCTGCCTGGCGCGAGGGGCCCGATCCGGTGCGGGAGTTCTTCGCGGCGGGAGGCATCCATGCGTGACGAGACGAAACGCGACCTGAGGGTCGGGGCGCTGACGCTGGCCGCGCTGGCGCTGCTCGCGGTGGCGATCCTGACCATCGGCCAGCGCCAGCAGCTGTTCGCCCGCCACAGCCGGTACCGGACCTCGTTCGCCAATGTCACCGGCCTGCAGACCGGCGCGGCGGTGCGGCTGAGCGGGGTCGACGTCGGGTTCGTGGATTCGATCGAGCTGCCGACCGACCCCGAGCAGGAGCGCATCCAGGTGCGCTTCTCGGTCAAGGCGGACTACACCGAGCGGATCCGCGAGGACAGCGAGGCGATGATCAAGACGATCGGCCTGCTCGGTGACAAGTACCTCGAGGTACGCGCCGGCTCGCCGGCCGCGGCGCGGGTGCCCGAGGGCGGGCACGTCCGGGGGCGGGACCCGGCCGAGGTTGCGGAGCTCGTCGCCGGCGGCGAGGACCTGATGGAGAACCTGGTTTCGATCTCGGCCAGCCTCAAGGTCGTCCTGCACCGGATCGAGGCCGGCGAGGGCCTGCTC of Thermoanaerobaculales bacterium contains these proteins:
- a CDS encoding ABC transporter permease — translated: MTGWTSSLLRQVGGVTRLAGQSLLRMFTRPLDLAETIRQLDRIGVGSLNLTNVTALFTGLVLALQTAYALATFGARLYIGEVVALSLVRELGPVLTALMVGGRVGSGIAAEIGSMAVTEQVDAIRSMAADPVRKLVVPRVWATVAMLPLLTVLADGMGIFGGLLIGVFEEGLSPTFYLRRTAQVLTFDDLWLGVAKPVVFAFLIAVIACYNGLNARGGADGVGRATTHTVYVIAISVLITDFFITKLFLAL
- a CDS encoding ATP-binding cassette domain-containing protein; the protein is MSEPVILLRDVTKAFGAKQVLRGVSLEVERGATVALLGASGSGKSVTLKTVNGLIPPDSGEVTVLGHPVATLTEQALAPLRRRVSYLFQGGALFDSMSVFDNVAYPLREHGRLDPGELRERVAALLGVVRLDDVGSLQPSELSGGMRKRVAMARALALEPEIMLYDEPTTGLDPVTGGAIADLIVDLDRRFGVTSLVVTHDIPLVQRVAERVVFLHDGAFIFSGSVEAAWREGPDPVREFFAAGGIHA